The Enterobacter asburiae genome window below encodes:
- the ptrA gene encoding pitrilysin has protein sequence MFKAFVLFFALWVPVTQANSGWQPVQETIRKSEKDTRQYQAIRLDNGMTVLLVSDPQAVKSLSALVVPVGSLEDPDAHPGLAHYLEHMTLMGSKKYPQPDSLSEFLKMHGGSHNASTAPYRTAFYLEVENDALEGAVDRLADSIAAPLLDKKYADRERNAVNAELTLARTRDGMRMAQVSAETINPAHPGSRFSGGNLETLSDKPNSPVLDALHAFRDKYYSANLMKAVIYSNKPLPELAGMAAKTFGRVPNKNIDLPQIDVPVVTDAQKGIVIHYVPALPRKVLRVEFRIDNNTAQFRSKTDELVTYLIGNRSPGTLSDWLQKQGLVEGIRADSDPVVNGNSGVLAISATLTDKGLANRDEVVAAIFSYLSLLREKGVDKRYFDELAHVLDLDFRYPSITRDMDYVEWLADTMIRVPVEHTLDAVNIADRYDADAVKARLAMMTPENARIWYISPNEPHNKTAYFVDAPYQVDKISAQTFADWQKKAGEIALKLPELNPYIPDDFSLIKTTKDYPHPALIVDEPTLRVVYTPSRYFASEPKADVSVVLRNPKAMNSAKNQVMFALNDYLAGIALDQLSNQAAVGGISFSTNANNGLMLNANGYTQRLPQLFQALLEGYFSYTPTEEQLEQAKSWYAQMMDSAEKGKAYDLALMPAQMLSQVPYFQREDRRALLPSITLKDVLAYRDALKTNTRPEFLIVGNMSEDQAKTLAENVRTQLGSKGDEWCRNQDVLVEKKQNVIFEKSGNSTDSALAAVFVPTGYDEFASSAQSAVLGQIIQPWFYNQLRTEEQLGYAVFAFSMNVGRQWGLGFLLQSSDKQPAYLWKRYQAFFPQVEAKLRAMKPEEFAQIQQAVIAQVMQPPQTLGEEASQLSKDFDRGNLKFDSRDKVVAEIKQLTPQKVADFFHQAVIKPQGITILSQVSGSQNGKTEYVNPKGWKVWKSVSALQQSMPWSKKE, from the coding sequence TTGTTTAAAGCGTTTGTTTTGTTTTTCGCCCTCTGGGTACCTGTCACTCAGGCAAACTCCGGTTGGCAACCCGTTCAGGAAACTATTCGTAAAAGCGAAAAAGATACCCGTCAATATCAGGCTATTCGTCTTGATAACGGCATGACTGTGCTGCTGGTTTCCGATCCGCAGGCGGTGAAGTCCCTCTCGGCATTAGTGGTGCCGGTTGGATCGCTGGAAGATCCTGACGCGCATCCTGGACTTGCACACTATCTGGAACATATGACGCTGATGGGGTCAAAAAAATACCCGCAGCCAGATAGCCTGTCCGAATTTTTGAAAATGCATGGCGGCAGCCACAATGCCAGTACGGCACCGTACCGCACGGCCTTTTATCTCGAAGTCGAAAATGATGCGCTGGAAGGCGCGGTCGATCGCCTTGCTGATTCCATCGCCGCCCCCCTGCTGGATAAAAAATATGCCGACCGTGAACGCAATGCCGTCAATGCTGAGTTGACCCTTGCCCGCACGCGAGACGGTATGCGCATGGCCCAGGTCAGCGCCGAAACCATCAACCCTGCGCACCCGGGTTCGCGCTTCTCCGGCGGTAACCTGGAGACGTTAAGCGACAAACCGAACAGCCCGGTGCTTGATGCCCTGCACGCGTTTCGCGATAAATACTACTCCGCCAACCTGATGAAAGCGGTCATCTACAGCAATAAACCGTTGCCGGAACTGGCAGGCATGGCGGCTAAAACGTTTGGCCGGGTGCCGAATAAAAATATCGACCTGCCGCAGATAGACGTACCGGTTGTCACGGATGCGCAAAAAGGGATCGTTATCCACTACGTGCCGGCGCTGCCGCGCAAAGTGCTGCGCGTGGAATTCCGCATCGATAACAACACCGCACAGTTTCGCAGTAAAACCGATGAGCTGGTGACCTACCTGATAGGTAACCGTAGCCCGGGCACGCTTTCTGACTGGCTGCAAAAACAGGGGCTCGTGGAAGGTATTCGCGCCGACTCCGATCCGGTTGTGAACGGCAATAGCGGCGTGCTGGCGATCTCCGCCACCCTGACCGACAAGGGCCTGGCAAACCGTGATGAAGTGGTGGCGGCGATCTTCAGCTACCTCTCTTTACTGCGTGAGAAAGGCGTCGATAAGCGCTACTTTGATGAGCTCGCCCACGTGCTGGATCTCGATTTCCGTTACCCGTCCATTACCCGCGATATGGATTACGTTGAGTGGCTGGCGGATACCATGATCCGCGTGCCGGTGGAACACACCCTCGACGCGGTCAATATTGCCGACCGGTATGACGCCGATGCGGTAAAAGCCCGCCTGGCGATGATGACGCCGGAGAATGCCCGCATCTGGTACATCAGCCCGAACGAACCGCATAACAAGACGGCGTATTTTGTCGATGCCCCTTATCAGGTAGACAAAATCAGCGCGCAGACCTTCGCCGACTGGCAGAAGAAGGCCGGGGAGATTGCGTTGAAGCTGCCGGAGCTGAACCCCTATATTCCGGATGACTTCTCGCTGATCAAAACGACTAAAGATTACCCACACCCGGCGCTGATCGTTGATGAGCCTACCCTGCGCGTGGTGTACACCCCCAGCCGCTACTTCGCAAGCGAGCCAAAGGCCGATGTCAGCGTGGTGCTGCGTAACCCGAAAGCGATGAACAGCGCTAAAAATCAGGTGATGTTCGCGCTCAATGACTATCTCGCCGGGATTGCGCTCGATCAGCTCAGCAACCAGGCGGCCGTGGGCGGGATCAGCTTCTCCACCAACGCCAACAACGGTTTGATGCTCAATGCAAACGGCTATACCCAGCGTTTGCCTCAGCTGTTCCAGGCGCTGCTGGAAGGGTATTTCAGCTACACGCCGACGGAAGAGCAGCTTGAGCAGGCCAAATCATGGTATGCGCAGATGATGGATTCTGCGGAGAAGGGCAAAGCTTACGATCTGGCGCTTATGCCGGCGCAAATGCTGTCACAAGTTCCTTATTTCCAGCGAGAGGACCGCCGCGCGCTGTTGCCTTCGATCACCTTAAAAGACGTGCTGGCTTACCGTGACGCGCTGAAAACCAACACGCGTCCGGAGTTCCTGATCGTCGGCAACATGAGTGAGGATCAGGCCAAAACCCTGGCGGAGAATGTGCGCACTCAGCTCGGTTCGAAAGGCGACGAGTGGTGCCGCAACCAGGACGTGCTGGTTGAGAAAAAACAGAATGTGATTTTTGAAAAGTCGGGTAACAGCACGGATTCCGCGCTGGCCGCGGTATTTGTGCCAACGGGCTATGATGAATTCGCCAGCTCAGCGCAGAGTGCCGTGCTGGGGCAAATTATTCAGCCGTGGTTCTATAACCAGTTACGCACAGAGGAGCAGCTTGGCTACGCGGTGTTTGCCTTCTCCATGAACGTAGGTCGACAGTGGGGGCTGGGTTTCCTGCTGCAAAGCAGCGATAAACAGCCGGCGTATCTCTGGAAGCGTTACCAGGCCTTCTTCCCGCAGGTGGAAGCAAAACTCCGCGCCATGAAGCCGGAAGAGTTTGCGCAGATCCAGCAGGCCGTCATCGCACAGGTGATGCAGCCGCCGCAGACGCTGGGTGAAGAAGCCTCGCAGCTGAGCAAAGATTTCGATCGCGGTAATCTGAAATTTGATTCGCGTGATAAAGTAGTGGCCGAGATAAAACAGCTGACGCCGCAGAAGGTTGCCGACTTCTTCCATCAGGCGGTCATTAAGCCGCAGGGAATCACCATCCTGTCTCAGGTTTCCGGTAGCCAGAACGGGAAAACGGAGTACGTGAACCCGAAAGGCTGGAAAGTCTGGAAGAGCGTCAGCGCGCTGCAGCAATCTATGCCCTGGAGTAAGAAAGAATGA
- a CDS encoding DUF2509 family protein: MNRQRGMSSLALVLLLLVLGTLILTGLNQQLTTFSALVGGESRSLQQQATVQSALEWGRVQSWSSETQVQCKKTPAWRVCLRQLSGARVLLIAGDSGLLLWRAGEIVDGKVRFSPHGWSDFCPLKESALCQLP, from the coding sequence GTGAATCGTCAACGCGGAATGTCTTCGCTGGCGTTGGTTCTGCTTTTACTGGTGCTCGGTACCCTGATCCTCACGGGTCTCAATCAGCAGCTCACAACCTTTAGCGCGCTCGTCGGCGGTGAGAGCCGTTCGCTTCAGCAGCAGGCGACGGTGCAGTCCGCGCTTGAGTGGGGACGAGTTCAGAGCTGGTCGTCAGAGACACAGGTTCAGTGCAAAAAGACACCGGCGTGGCGAGTGTGTTTGCGCCAGCTGAGTGGGGCGCGTGTGCTGCTGATTGCCGGAGACAGCGGCCTGCTGCTCTGGCGCGCAGGAGAAATTGTCGACGGGAAAGTTCGCTTTTCGCCTCACGGCTGGAGTGATTTTTGTCCCCTTAAGGAGAGCGCGTTATGCCAGCTGCCGTGA
- a CDS encoding prepilin peptidase-dependent protein, whose translation MSMKQRGFSLTEVLIATVISSLLLISASRFLPGLQRAVLVQSGQRQLEEEVWHHLFAMGKQLQRAGYCAGNCQGQALMTARQGSCVIVRWDANSNGSWDNSASENDSTGFRLESGALETQRGATSCEGKGWEKLTDPDMLTIAHFVVRKVEHAGFAPEVNIELAAIHKGEQGEPWQALYTVTGYNL comes from the coding sequence ATGTCGATGAAGCAGCGAGGTTTCTCACTGACTGAAGTTCTGATTGCAACAGTGATTAGCAGCCTTTTACTGATAAGCGCATCGCGTTTTTTACCCGGCTTGCAGCGGGCGGTCTTAGTGCAATCTGGCCAGAGACAACTGGAGGAAGAGGTCTGGCACCATCTGTTTGCCATGGGCAAACAGCTTCAGCGTGCGGGGTACTGCGCGGGAAACTGTCAGGGACAGGCGCTGATGACAGCCAGGCAAGGAAGTTGCGTCATTGTGCGGTGGGATGCCAACAGTAACGGCAGCTGGGATAACAGCGCATCAGAAAATGACAGCACCGGTTTTCGACTGGAGTCTGGTGCGCTTGAAACCCAGCGTGGAGCGACCTCATGTGAAGGAAAAGGATGGGAAAAGCTCACGGACCCGGACATGCTTACGATCGCGCATTTTGTGGTGAGAAAAGTGGAGCATGCCGGTTTTGCGCCAGAGGTGAATATCGAACTGGCGGCGATTCATAAAGGCGAGCAGGGGGAGCCCTGGCAGGCGTTGTATACGGTCACGGGGTACAACCTGTGA
- the recC gene encoding exodeoxyribonuclease V subunit gamma, which translates to MLRVYHSNRLDVLEALMEFIVERERLDDPFEPEMVLVQSTGMAQWLQMSLSRKFGIAANIDFPLPASFIWEMFVRVLPDIPEQSAFNKQGMSWKLMALLPEMLQHDEFAMLRHYLNDDTDKRKLFQLASRTADLYDQYLVYRSDWLIRWEAGELVEGLPEAQIWQAPLWKALVEHTEKLGQPKWHRANLYDRFISILENASERPARLPSRVFICGISALPPVYLKALNALGKHIDIHILFTNPCRQYWGDILDERWLARLVTRQRKRLFEERSVPLFKDGSTAGQLFDEDGIQNLPNPLLASWGKLGRDYIHMLSDITSSGEGDVDAFVDITPDSLLHHIQLDILDLENHAVMGVTANEFERSDSKRKLDADDRSITIHVCHSPQREVEVLHDQLLAMLQDDPELTPRDIVVMVADIDSYSPFIQAVFGSATGERYLPYAISDRRARQSHPALQAFITLLSLPDSRFISEDVLALLDVPVLAARFSITEEGLRYLRQWVNESGVRWGIDDDNVQEFELPPTGQHTWRFGLTRMLLGYAMESSQGEWNAVLPYDESSGLIAELVGHLASLLMQLNRWRHELMQSRPLEAWLPVCRALLNDFFLPDSDTEAAMALIETQWQAIIDEGVNSHYQEAIPLSLLRDELTQRLDQERISQRFLAGPINICTLMPMRSIPFKVVCLLGMNDGVYPRALAPLGFDLMSADPKRGDRSRRDDDRYLFLEALISAQSKLYISYIGRSIQDNSERFPSVLVQELVDYIGQSHYLPGDEERNCDESEQRVKAHITCFHSRMPFDPVNYTASERQSYAQEWLPAAKKEGSAHTDFIQELDPRPVDTLTFEQLQRFWAHPVRAFFQQRLQVNFRSEESEIPDAEPFTLEGLERYQLNLQLLNALVEEEDADKLYRRYRAAGQLPYGAFGEIVWEAQCQEMTALAERVRECRQPGKSIEIDLNCNGVQLTGWLTQVQPDGLLRWRPSMLSVSQGLQLWLEHLVYSADGYKGESRIFVRKEGEWRFPPMESEQALRYLSLYIEGYRQGMNKPLLLLPESGGAWIKACYDAQNDAMLTDEASLQKARSKFMQAYEGNMMVRGEGEDVWYQRLWRTLEPEYFEAITEEAQRYLLPLFKFNQS; encoded by the coding sequence ATGTTAAGGGTCTACCACTCAAATCGTCTGGATGTGCTGGAAGCGCTGATGGAATTTATCGTTGAGCGCGAGCGGCTTGACGATCCTTTTGAGCCTGAAATGGTGCTGGTGCAGAGCACCGGTATGGCACAGTGGCTGCAAATGTCGCTTTCCCGTAAATTTGGCATAGCCGCAAATATTGATTTCCCGCTCCCCGCGAGCTTTATCTGGGAGATGTTTGTGCGCGTGTTGCCGGACATCCCGGAGCAGAGCGCCTTCAATAAACAAGGCATGAGCTGGAAGCTCATGGCTCTGCTGCCAGAAATGCTGCAGCACGATGAATTCGCCATGCTGCGCCACTACCTCAATGACGATACCGATAAGCGCAAGCTGTTCCAGCTGGCGTCGCGCACCGCCGATCTCTACGACCAATACCTTGTTTACCGTTCTGACTGGTTAATTCGTTGGGAAGCGGGCGAGCTGGTTGAAGGGCTACCGGAGGCGCAAATATGGCAGGCACCGTTGTGGAAAGCACTGGTAGAGCATACGGAGAAACTTGGGCAGCCTAAGTGGCACCGTGCCAACCTGTACGATCGGTTTATCTCCATACTCGAGAATGCGTCGGAGCGCCCGGCCCGACTGCCGTCACGCGTTTTTATCTGCGGGATATCCGCATTACCGCCTGTTTATCTGAAGGCGTTGAACGCGCTGGGTAAACATATTGATATCCATATTTTGTTCACCAACCCTTGCCGACAGTATTGGGGGGATATCCTCGACGAACGTTGGCTTGCGCGGCTGGTAACTCGCCAACGAAAGCGCCTTTTTGAAGAACGTTCCGTCCCGCTGTTTAAAGACGGCTCGACTGCCGGGCAGCTTTTTGATGAAGACGGTATCCAGAACCTGCCCAATCCACTGCTTGCCTCGTGGGGGAAGCTGGGGCGAGACTACATTCACATGCTTTCAGACATCACTTCATCAGGCGAAGGTGACGTGGATGCCTTTGTCGATATTACCCCGGATAGCCTGCTGCATCATATTCAGCTGGATATCCTCGATCTGGAAAACCATGCCGTGATGGGCGTGACGGCGAACGAATTCGAACGTAGCGACAGCAAGCGCAAGCTGGATGCTGACGATCGCAGCATCACGATCCATGTTTGCCATAGCCCTCAGCGTGAGGTCGAAGTGCTTCACGACCAGCTGCTGGCGATGCTGCAGGACGATCCCGAACTGACGCCACGCGATATTGTGGTGATGGTGGCGGATATCGACAGCTACAGTCCCTTCATTCAGGCTGTCTTTGGTAGTGCGACGGGCGAGCGATATCTGCCTTACGCTATCTCTGACCGTCGTGCCCGCCAGTCGCATCCGGCACTGCAGGCCTTTATCACTCTGCTTTCACTGCCGGATAGCCGCTTTATCTCCGAAGATGTCCTGGCGTTACTGGATGTTCCCGTGCTGGCTGCACGCTTCAGCATCACTGAAGAGGGGCTGCGCTACCTTCGTCAGTGGGTGAACGAATCTGGCGTTCGTTGGGGGATCGATGACGATAACGTTCAGGAGTTCGAACTTCCTCCTACCGGGCAGCACACGTGGCGTTTTGGCCTGACGCGTATGCTGCTGGGCTACGCCATGGAGAGCAGCCAGGGCGAGTGGAATGCGGTGCTGCCTTACGATGAGTCCAGCGGGTTAATAGCTGAACTGGTGGGGCATTTAGCGTCACTCCTGATGCAGCTTAACCGCTGGCGACACGAGCTGATGCAGTCGCGTCCGCTTGAAGCGTGGCTCCCGGTTTGCAGGGCATTGCTTAATGATTTCTTCCTGCCAGACAGTGACACCGAAGCGGCAATGGCACTGATTGAAACGCAGTGGCAGGCGATCATCGATGAAGGCGTGAACTCCCACTATCAGGAGGCAATCCCGCTGTCACTGTTGAGGGATGAGCTGACGCAGCGGCTCGATCAGGAGCGAATCAGCCAGCGTTTCCTGGCTGGCCCCATCAATATCTGCACCCTGATGCCAATGCGTTCTATCCCGTTTAAAGTGGTCTGTCTGCTTGGCATGAACGACGGCGTTTATCCGCGAGCGCTGGCACCGCTGGGGTTCGATTTGATGAGCGCAGATCCAAAACGGGGTGACCGTAGCCGCCGCGATGATGACCGCTACCTCTTCCTTGAGGCGCTCATTTCCGCCCAGAGTAAGCTCTATATCAGCTATATCGGCCGTTCCATTCAGGACAACAGCGAGCGTTTTCCCTCCGTTCTGGTGCAGGAGCTGGTGGACTATATCGGCCAGAGCCACTATCTGCCGGGGGATGAAGAGCGCAACTGCGATGAAAGCGAGCAGAGGGTGAAAGCTCATATCACCTGTTTCCACAGCCGCATGCCGTTTGACCCGGTGAACTACACGGCCAGCGAGCGCCAGAGCTATGCGCAGGAGTGGTTACCGGCAGCGAAAAAGGAGGGGAGTGCGCATACCGACTTCATACAGGAGCTTGACCCGCGCCCTGTCGATACCCTTACCTTCGAACAGCTTCAGCGGTTTTGGGCGCATCCGGTGCGCGCCTTCTTCCAGCAGCGATTGCAGGTCAATTTCCGTTCTGAAGAGAGTGAAATTCCTGATGCAGAGCCCTTTACGCTGGAAGGGCTGGAGCGCTACCAGTTAAACCTGCAGCTGTTGAATGCGCTGGTTGAAGAGGAAGATGCGGACAAACTTTACCGCCGCTACCGTGCTGCAGGACAGCTGCCCTATGGGGCGTTCGGAGAAATTGTGTGGGAGGCGCAGTGTCAGGAGATGACCGCCCTGGCAGAGCGCGTAAGAGAGTGCCGACAGCCAGGAAAAAGCATTGAAATCGATCTCAACTGCAATGGTGTACAGCTCACGGGCTGGTTAACCCAGGTTCAGCCGGACGGGCTGCTGCGCTGGCGACCCTCTATGCTTAGCGTTTCACAGGGTTTGCAACTCTGGCTGGAACATCTTGTCTACAGTGCGGATGGTTATAAAGGTGAAAGTCGGATTTTCGTGCGCAAAGAGGGCGAATGGCGCTTCCCGCCGATGGAGTCTGAGCAGGCGTTACGGTATCTGTCTTTGTATATTGAGGGCTACCGTCAGGGAATGAACAAACCGCTCCTGCTACTGCCGGAAAGTGGCGGGGCCTGGATAAAAGCCTGTTATGACGCACAGAATGATGCGATGTTAACGGATGAGGCGTCACTGCAGAAAGCGCGCAGTAAATTTATGCAGGCCTACGAAGGTAACATGATGGTGCGGGGCGAAGGTGAAGATGTCTGGTATCAGCGTTTATGGCGAACGCTTGAGCCAGAGTACTTTGAGGCCATCACGGAAGAGGCGCAGCGCTACCTGCTGCCGTTGTTTAAATTTAATCAGTCCTGA
- a CDS encoding prepilin-type N-terminal cleavage/methylation domain-containing protein yields the protein MPAAVNREKGFSMVEVLLAMMLLVIVVTALSGYHRALAARFTLFNQYRQLWHHAWNQSQLSTNVLPAGWQASRGQTTHAGCVSITVTLISPLGRRGEITRLHCPVSQ from the coding sequence ATGCCAGCTGCCGTGAACAGAGAAAAAGGGTTTAGCATGGTTGAGGTACTGCTGGCGATGATGCTGCTGGTTATCGTCGTGACGGCTCTGTCGGGTTATCACCGGGCTCTGGCGGCGCGGTTTACCCTATTTAATCAGTATCGCCAGCTCTGGCACCATGCCTGGAATCAGTCTCAGCTCTCAACAAATGTTCTCCCGGCAGGCTGGCAGGCCAGTCGGGGGCAGACAACGCACGCAGGATGTGTCAGCATCACGGTCACACTTATTTCTCCTCTGGGGCGGCGCGGTGAGATAACGCGCCTGCATTGCCCGGTTAGCCAGTAG